A genomic segment from Gammaproteobacteria bacterium encodes:
- a CDS encoding phage integrase N-terminal SAM-like domain-containing protein — MEAHMATPRLLDQVRDAIRVRHYSRRTEDMYVQWIRRFILFHARRYPQEMSERKITAFLIYLAVQKNVAASTQNQALSALLFLYRKVPDIEPGWLGGVIRVRRPQRRPMVLLHGLVRLRRAHGLSGCVPSSELPQACQTP, encoded by the coding sequence ATGGAGGCTCATATGGCCACTCCCCGGCTTCTCGATCAGGTCCGTGATGCGATCCGCGTCCGGCACTACAGCCGGCGCACTGAGGATATGTATGTGCAGTGGATCCGCCGTTTCATTCTTTTTCATGCCAGGCGCTACCCGCAGGAGATGAGCGAGCGCAAGATCACGGCATTTCTGATTTATCTGGCTGTTCAGAAGAATGTCGCAGCCTCTACGCAAAATCAAGCCTTGTCCGCCCTCCTCTTTCTGTACAGGAAGGTTCCGGACATCGAGCCAGGATGGCTCGGCGGCGTGATCCGGGTTCGGCGGCCGCAGCGGCGGCCGATGGTTCTGCTGCACGGGTTAGTACGGCTACGACGGGCGCACGGGCTGAGCGGTTGCGTGCCCAGTAG